A genome region from Thermococcus onnurineus NA1 includes the following:
- the acs gene encoding acetate--CoA ligase alpha subunit — translation MSLEALFRPKSIAVIGASEKPGKIGYAVMKNLVEYGYEGKIYPVNVKGVEIEINGRKFKSYKSILDVPDDVDMAVVVVPARFVPQVVEECGKKGVKVLPIISSGFGELGEEGKKIERQLVETANKYGMRILGPNIFGVVYTPAKMNATFGPTDVMPGNLALISQSGALGIALMGWTILEKVGLSAVVSVGNKSDIDDADLLEFFKTDDNTKAILIYMEGVKDGRRFMEVAKEVSMEKPIIIIKAGRSERGAKAAASHTGSLAGADKIYEAAFKQSGVLRALTIGEAFDWARTLSNLPEPEGENLVILTNGGGIGVMATDAAEEEGLHLYDNLEDLKVFANHMPPFGSYKNPVDLTGMAGAEAYEGAIRDALANPNMHSIAVLYCQTAVLDPRDLAKIVIREYNESGRKKPLVVAIVGGIEAKEAIDMLNEEGIPAYPEPERAIKALAALYRWSRWKKRQGE, via the coding sequence ATGAGTTTAGAGGCACTTTTTAGGCCAAAAAGCATCGCCGTCATCGGAGCTTCAGAGAAGCCAGGTAAGATAGGCTACGCAGTTATGAAAAACCTCGTCGAATACGGCTATGAGGGCAAGATCTACCCTGTTAATGTCAAGGGTGTCGAGATTGAGATCAACGGCAGGAAGTTCAAGTCATACAAGAGCATCCTTGATGTTCCCGATGACGTCGATATGGCTGTTGTAGTTGTCCCGGCCAGGTTCGTCCCGCAGGTCGTCGAGGAGTGTGGCAAGAAGGGCGTTAAAGTTCTCCCCATCATAAGCTCTGGCTTCGGTGAGCTTGGCGAGGAGGGCAAGAAGATTGAGAGACAGCTCGTGGAGACCGCCAACAAGTACGGCATGAGAATCCTTGGCCCGAACATCTTCGGCGTTGTCTACACTCCAGCCAAGATGAACGCCACTTTCGGCCCAACCGATGTCATGCCGGGTAACCTTGCCCTCATCAGCCAGAGCGGTGCCCTTGGAATTGCCCTCATGGGCTGGACCATCCTCGAGAAGGTCGGCCTTTCAGCCGTCGTCAGTGTTGGAAACAAGAGCGACATCGACGACGCCGACCTGCTTGAATTCTTCAAGACCGACGACAACACCAAGGCCATCCTTATCTACATGGAGGGTGTCAAGGACGGAAGGCGCTTTATGGAGGTTGCCAAGGAAGTCAGCATGGAGAAGCCGATTATCATTATCAAGGCCGGAAGGAGTGAGCGTGGAGCCAAGGCCGCAGCTTCCCACACTGGTTCGCTCGCCGGTGCTGACAAGATATACGAGGCCGCCTTCAAGCAGAGCGGCGTTCTGAGGGCCTTAACCATCGGCGAGGCCTTTGACTGGGCGAGAACGCTGAGCAACCTGCCAGAGCCAGAGGGCGAGAACCTCGTCATACTCACCAACGGCGGTGGAATTGGAGTTATGGCCACCGACGCCGCTGAGGAAGAGGGTCTGCACCTCTACGATAACCTGGAAGACCTGAAAGTCTTCGCCAACCACATGCCGCCCTTCGGAAGCTACAAGAACCCGGTTGACCTCACAGGTATGGCCGGCGCGGAGGCCTACGAGGGTGCCATAAGGGACGCCCTGGCGAACCCGAACATGCACAGCATCGCTGTGCTCTACTGCCAGACGGCCGTGCTTGACCCGAGGGATCTCGCCAAGATAGTCATCCGCGAGTACAACGAGAGCGGCAGGAAGAAGCCACTCGTCGTTGCCATCGTCGGCGGCATAGAGGCCAAGGAAGCCATCGACATGCTCAACGAGGAGGGCATTCCAGCCTATCCGGAGCCGGAGAGGGCGATAAAGGCTCTTGCTGCCCTCTACCGCTGGAGCCGCTGGAAGAAGAGGCAAGGAGAGTGA